A window of Cryptomeria japonica chromosome 3, Sugi_1.0, whole genome shotgun sequence contains these coding sequences:
- the LOC131034324 gene encoding probable 2' cyclic ADP-D-ribose synthase BdTIR, translated as MASSSSSHHEIVECQQEREGSSATSKIYDAFISHRGPDVKETLGRQLYQLLEDRGCRAFLDRLEMEVGDSISCAINSAICSSVVEIAIFSKGYAHSSSCLDELVLMLHQRDHKSSMFVPVFYDVKPSDLRYIDNGPYGAAFSKYEREGRNLDKLDGWKKALVSASDLVGFELCRSGE; from the coding sequence AtggcttcttcttcctcatctcacCACGAAATTGTGGAATGTCAACAGGAAAGGGAGGGATCAAGTGCAACGTCAAAAATATACGATGCATTCATCAGCCACCGAGGCCCCGACGTGAAGGAAACCCTTGGGAGACAACTTTATCAACTTCTTGAGGATCGAGGGTGCCGGGCATTCCTTGACCGCCTGGAGATGGAAGTGGGAGACTCTATTTCTTGTGCCATTAACAGTGCCATATGCTCATCTGTTGTTGAGATAGCCATTTTCTCCAAAGGATATGCACATTCCTCATCGTGTTTAGACGAGCTCGTTCTTATGTTACACCAACGAGATCATAAAAGCTCCATGTTCGTTCCTGTATTTTATGATGTCAAGCCATCTGACCTTCGTTACATCGACAATGGACCGTATGGTGCGGCATTTTCCAAATATGAACGCGAAGGCAGGAACCTTGATAAGCTGGACGGATGGAAGAAAGCCCTTGTGTCTGCTTCAGACCTAGTTGGCTTTGAACTTTGCAGGAGTGGAGAGTAA